From Oreochromis niloticus isolate F11D_XX linkage group LG14, O_niloticus_UMD_NMBU, whole genome shotgun sequence, one genomic window encodes:
- the LOC100692767 gene encoding protein NipSnap homolog 2 codes for MARLYSAHEALEMIMHYVCEDSASSSSWIPTLTHLKMSAAELQTDFVDLSLDSGLGSSWWVMTWTVEPPPVQKVYPTEERDSHPSRPPWIPYLPYLPIFFRGCQQKIVLLLDMVHSRHTVSTQCMGPTVNLGAVCSVPSMFWSLQTHTEGMCGCAALLPPGGEARYQQLLRGALPQLKMATGVLQRVSGGLGRAKSGALSAGQLAVWGRGVATSSCRNREDSWFKSLFVRKVDPRKDAHSNLLTKNEESNLYKIQFHNVKPECLDAYNKLCEDVLPSIHADKYYPCELVGTWNTWYGEQDQAVHLWRYRGGYPALTEVMNKLRQNKEFTAYRKERGKMLLSRRNQLLLEFSFWNEPVPRTGPNVYELRSYQLRPGTMIEWGNYWARAVRYRQQNREAVGGFFSQIGNLYMVHHLWAYKDLQSREDTRNAVWQQEGWHEVVYYTVPLIQYMDSRIMIPTKASPLQ; via the exons ATGGCAAGACTTTACAGCGCACACGAGGCTCTGGAAATGATCATGCACTATGTGTGTGAAGATAGCGCTTCATCCTCCAGCTGGATTCCAACTCTGACTCATCTGAAG ATGAGTGCAGCAGAGTTACAGACAGATTTTGTTGATCTGTCTCTGGACAGTGGTCTGGGTAGTAGCTGGTGGGTTATGACTTGGACTGTAGAGCCCCCACCTGTTCAGAAAGTGTA TCCTACAGAAGAGAGGGATTCACATCCATCACGACCTCCATGGATCCCATATCTACCATATTTACCAATTTTTTTCAGAGGATGTCAACAGAAGATAGTTTTACTGCTGGATATGGTCCACAGCAGACACACAGTGAGCACTCAGTGCATGGGACCAACAGTGAACCTTGGTGCAG TATGCTCTGTGCCCAGCATGTTCTGGtccctgcagacacacacagagggaatgtgtggatgtgctgctctgctgccacctggtggtgaggCTCGGTACCAGCAACTGCTCCGCGGAGCATTACCACAGTTGAAGATGGCGACTGGAGTCCTTCAGAGAGTCAGCGGTGGTTTGGGTCGGGCTAAAAGCGGGGCCCTCTCGGCCGGACAGCTCGCGGTGTGGGGCAG GGGGGTTGCAACTTCCAGCTGCAGAAACAGAGAGGACAGCTGGTTCAAGTCACTGTTTGTGAGGAAAGTTGATCCCAGAAAAGATGCACACTCCAACCTACTGACCAAAAATGAGGAGAGTAACCTCTATAAAATTCAGT TCCATAATGTCAAGCCAGAGTGCCTGGATGCATACAACAAACTCTG TGAGGATGTGTTGCCCTCCATCCATGCTGATAAGTACTACCCCTGTGAGCTGGTGGGAACCTGGAACACCTGGTATGGAGAACAAGACCAGGCTG TGCATCTGTGGCGTTACAGAGGTGGATACCCAGCTCTTACTGAGGTGATGAACAAGCTCAGGCAGAACAAG GAATTCACAGCCTACAGGAAGGAGCGAGGTAAGATGCTGTTGTCCCGCCGGAATCAGCTCCTCCTGGAGTTCAGCTTCTGGAACGAGCCAGTACCCCGAACGGGACCAAACGTATACGAGCTCAGGTCCTACCAGCTCAGG CCAGGAACCATGATCGAGTGGGGTAATTACTG GGCCAGAGCCGTTCGATACCGCCAGCAGAACAGAGAAGCTGTGGGAGGGTTTTTCTCACAGATCGGAAACCTCTATATGGTCCATCACCTCTGGG CTTACAAAGACCTTCAGTCCCGAGAAGACACGAGGAACGCTGTGTGGCAGCAGGAAGGCTGGCACGAGGTGGTGTATTACACAG TCCCACTCATTCAGTACATGGATTCAAGGATCATGATTCCCACAAAGGCTTCTCCGCTGCAGTAA
- the psph gene encoding phosphoserine phosphatase produces MMTTLSQTKELFRRAEAVCFDVDSTVIKEEGIDELAKFCGVGDAVTEMTRKAMGGSMTFKKALTERLSIIRCSREQVNKLITDHPPQLTPGVRELVDRLHELNIKVFLISGGFRCIVEHVATQLNIPLNHVYANRLKFYFNGEYAGFDESQPTAESGGKGKVISMLKEQYGYETVVMIGDGATDLEACPPASAFIGFGGNVIRPQVKERCSWYVTSFGELLKELEKI; encoded by the exons ATGATGACAACGCTGTCGCAGACAAAGGAGCTCTTCAGgagagctgaagctgtctgctttGATGTGGACAGCACAGTAATCAAGGAAGAAGGCATCGATGAACTCGCCAAATTCTGTGGTGTGGGGGATGCAGTCACTGAAAT GACACGCAAAGCCATGGGCGGCTCAATGACCTTCAAAAAGGCCCTGACTGAGCGTCTTTCCATCATCCGATGTTCCAGAGAACAAGTCAATAAGCTGATAACAGACCATCCACCTCAGCTGACTCCAGGTGTCAG GGAGCTCGTGGACCGTCTGCATGAGCTCAACATAAAGGTGTTCCTCATTTCAGGTGGCTTCCGCTGCATTGTTGAACATGTGGCCACTCAGCTAAACATCCCTCTGAATCACGTTTACGCCAACCGGCTCAAATTCTACTTCAACG GAGAGTACGCTGGTTTTGATGAGAGTCAGCCCACAGCTGAGAGCGGAGGAAAGGGGAAGGTCATCAGCATGCTGAAGGAACAGTACGGCTATGAGACTGTGGTGATGATCGGAGACGGTGCCACTGATCTTGAGGCCTGCCCTCCAGCT AGTGCTTTCATTGGATTTGGCGGGAATGTCATCAGGCCACAGGTCAAGGAGAGGTGTTCGTGGTATGTGACAAGTTTTGGGGAGCTACTGAAAGAACTGGAGAAGATTTAA